The window GCTGCTCGGCGAGCCACTCGAAGGTGACCTCCTCCTCGCCGCGCCGCTTCTCCAGCTCCTCGATGCCGCGATCGGTGAAGTACAAGTCGGGCTCCGTGCCGTGATGGGGGTGTGCAGGGGGTGTTTCCCGCCAGGATAATCCGCCTTAAGGCGAGACCTCCCGCCTGCGCCCTCCCCGGGTCTAGCCTGGATGCCCGACAATCAGGGGGCGCGGATGACGGACGGGCGCACGACGGGTGCCGCGCGCGCCTTCGAGCTCCTCGAGCCCCTCGTCCAGGCGGCGACCGTACGCGTTCACGCCCCGCCGGGCGGGTATGACAACCCTCGCAGTCATCGGACCGGTCCCACCTGGGGGAGCGGCTTCTTCATCGCTCCCGGCTGGGTCCTGACGTGCGCGCACGTGGTCGGCGAAGGGGGTGCTGCGGTGCGTCTGACGGGGCGCGAGGTCGGGATCACCTTCTCCGCGGGGAGCGTCACCGGCACGGTCACCGGGCGCGTGGAATGCGTACTGCCCGAGCGGCTGGAGGAGCGGCGGCCCGGCCGGCACGCACTGTGGGACCTGCCCGACCTGGCGCTGATCAGGGTCCTGGCCCCCGTCTCGCACGCCTGCGTCTGGATCACCGACCGCTCCCGGCCGCGCTTCGACGAGGTCGCCTACTTCGGCTGCACCGAGGACCTCGGCACCCCCGAGATCACCGGCCGCACCACCCGGCTGCGCGGCACCGCCGGGAACGGCGCGGCCATCCGGCTCGGCGACGACGACGAGATCGAACCCGGCATGTCCGGCGGGCCCGTGGTGGACCTGGCCCGCGGGGAGGTCGTCGGCGTGCTCAAGGCCCGGCGGCAGACCGGCGGCGGCGGGCTCGCCGTCTCCGTCGTACAGCTGCGCACCCTCCCGATGGCCGCCCGCGGCCAGGTCGGGCTCTACCGCCGGATCATGCAGGCCCACGACCTCCACCACTACGACCAGCATCTCAGCGATCTCGACAACCGCCGGACCTGGACGGACGTGCACGGCGAGCTCCCGCCGGAGGAGGGCGACCCGTACGCCGGCCGGGGCCGGCTCACCCCCGGCGAGCGCACCACCCTGTACGGGCTGCTGGCCGAACTGCCGCCGCCCGGCTCCTCCGAGGTCGTACGCGCCCTCGTCGAGGAGGTGCGCGGGGAGGAGCCGGACCCGCAGCCGCCCGCCCCGCTGAGCTGGCGCGACGGGCTGGGGCTGCTGCACGACCCGCCCGGTGGGACGGGAGAGGCCGCGGCGATGCTCCGGTACGCGACGGACGTGAGCGTCGCCGAGTACCGGGAGCCGGCCGCACCGGGCGCCGACGAGGAGCTGTGGGACTGGGTACGGGCCACAGCCGAGCGGCTGTGGCGGCCCCTGCGGCGGGAGCTCGGCGAGCGCCGCGAGCGGGGCCTCGCCGAGCGCGAGCGGCGCCGGCGGGCCACGGCCGGGCGGTCGGTCCACGGCCCGGCCCGGCGGGCCGGAGGTCTGCCGTCCGGTGCCTCCGTACTGCTGGAGGTCTGGGCGCACGGCTGGGAGGACGTCTACGACTGGCGGGTCTCCGTGCTCGCCGGACCCGCGCACGCGGGGCGGGTGACTCCGGTGGACTCGGGCGTACGGGCCACCCTGGCGGGTCTGCCGGAGGCGTTACGGGTCCCGCTCGCCGAGGGCTTCCGGCGGTGCGACACCCACGAGGCGGCGGCCCTGCTCGAAGTGGCCGTGGCCCCCGAGCTGTTCGGGCTCGCGGTGGACGCGTGGGTGGTGGTGGGCGGCGTACCGCTCGGCGTGCAGCGGCCGGTGGTGCTGCGCCACCCGGCCGGGACCGCAGGGCCGAACCCGGGCGGCGCGCGGGAGCACCCCGCCGACCGCGAGGGCGGCGACGCAGCCGCCCGGTGGGCCCGGGTGCAGGCGGGCCCGCTCCAGGACGAACGGGCCGACTGCGCCGGAGGGCGCCCCCGCAGCCCCGCCACCGAGTGGCTGACCGGCCTCCCCGACAACACCGTGCCCGTGCACTGCCGGGCCGCCGACCAGGAGCCGACGCTCGGCTCGCTGCACGCGGTGCGCGACGCCGGGTACGGGGTGGCGGTGACCCGGAGGCCCCCGCCGGAGCCCGGGGCCTCGTGCGCGCCCTTCCACCGCGGGCTGCGGGAGGAACTGGCCGACGCCGGGCGGGCGGAGGTGC is drawn from Streptomyces sp. NBC_01232 and contains these coding sequences:
- a CDS encoding VMAP-C domain-containing protein: MTDGRTTGAARAFELLEPLVQAATVRVHAPPGGYDNPRSHRTGPTWGSGFFIAPGWVLTCAHVVGEGGAAVRLTGREVGITFSAGSVTGTVTGRVECVLPERLEERRPGRHALWDLPDLALIRVLAPVSHACVWITDRSRPRFDEVAYFGCTEDLGTPEITGRTTRLRGTAGNGAAIRLGDDDEIEPGMSGGPVVDLARGEVVGVLKARRQTGGGGLAVSVVQLRTLPMAARGQVGLYRRIMQAHDLHHYDQHLSDLDNRRTWTDVHGELPPEEGDPYAGRGRLTPGERTTLYGLLAELPPPGSSEVVRALVEEVRGEEPDPQPPAPLSWRDGLGLLHDPPGGTGEAAAMLRYATDVSVAEYREPAAPGADEELWDWVRATAERLWRPLRRELGERRERGLAERERRRRATAGRSVHGPARRAGGLPSGASVLLEVWAHGWEDVYDWRVSVLAGPAHAGRVTPVDSGVRATLAGLPEALRVPLAEGFRRCDTHEAAALLEVAVAPELFGLAVDAWVVVGGVPLGVQRPVVLRHPAGTAGPNPGGAREHPADREGGDAAARWARVQAGPLQDERADCAGGRPRSPATEWLTGLPDNTVPVHCRAADQEPTLGSLHAVRDAGYGVAVTRRPPPEPGASCAPFHRGLREELADAGRAEVLPLRFQTLRGRAYGADPDAYWATGAGLVWEDPARPLPEDEPLQGDL